tacacattagccacaATGTATAAGATAAACTTGAAAGATGAATATTTACAATAATCATAGTGAAACAAGTCTTTcagatttgaaaaaaatatataatacgaGCATTCAGATACGAAAATTTATAGAAACTTGTACTCAAATTTTCGGGTCAGTGCaagaaactaattaaaaaaaactaaattgttAGCTTAGAAATACGAATATTAATTAGctacaaaataaaatacaagtcataaaaaagataAGACTGTTTTCTCCTGGGAATGTAACGAATCTAGCACCAAGTAGACTCATGGTAAATGTAATCAAGAACAGCAATGACTCCAAAAACAAAAGCTTGATCAATCCCAGGTTGAATCATCACATGGTACAAATCTTTGTTACTCATGGCcctttttatttcttcttttattCCAATCTGCCATcgtaagaaaaatattaaatcattACGTAACAAAGATCATATAAAGTCTATAACAATTGCATGCTATATTTGTTCAAATGTCGATACTCCTACGTTGTGACACCTAAAATAGTCTCATAATACAGTCTCGTACAATTAAATTCTACCATATTTGCAtggcataaaaaaaattaaaattatcatgGAACATACACTAAATATCAATTAATAACAACTTTATTATGTACTTTTTATTTGCAAAACATTAGATGGTGGTGATAGAATCATGGAATAAAGCTAACCTCTAATACTATCCACTATGTTTTTATATGTAGGTCATAGACCTTAAGAGAATATAAgcacatataaatatttaattcatcAGGATTTTTTAGGGTGTACAAGGTGATCGTTTGTATAGGGTTTTTTTTTCTCCCTTGTATAAAAAGGTTAATCAAATAAGAAATATGTTAAgcttattaataaaataaatatatttactataaataagacgtaaaataaaaattttgcataAATGACTCCAAATTTTTCAAGATGACGCTGATAATCCACTATCCAACTAGTTGCTTTTATATATGATTGATCCATGAAAACACTTGAAGAGGAGTCCAACATTGATATGATGGGCTTCAATCCCAATTGAAAATAAGCCGCATACAGTTTTAAAGTCAGATCATAagacatatacataaatacaaaATCCAAAGCAAATCTATTTCAAATCATCTTACATAAAACCTAACTGCACACCCGAATGTACATCTCTAAACACaagaacaaaaataatactCAAGGTAGCTAAAAATCACCTGGGCCACAACATTTCCAAAGGAGTCAACAATGCTGCAATTTTTGTCAGGAAAGTAGCCTTTAACCTCAAAATTCCAGTCCTTATTTCGCCCAACAACTTTGGGTTCAATTGAAACTCTAACTGCATTGCTTGTTGGGAAGCATGAATTTTGATTTGGttcttttatactaaaaatagaccTTTCATACCCTTCATAATCATAGTAGCCTTTCCATTTCTTGCATATGCTTAATGCTTGAACAAACCCACCCTGTAATTCacataaaacaaaccaaatagccacattttcttaaaaatgcCGTATTTTTTCTGTGATGCTGATTAATTAACAACTCATTTTATGAGATCATTTCACCATGCACTAGTAGAAAAAAACTTATATACTCCGGTTTTTTAAAGAAGCAGTACCATACTGAttgaaaattttccaaaaaaaaataaaggggtATATGTTGCACTTCGTGTTGAACCGCATCATGTAATACATTATATGTGAACCGAAACACTTGTTAAGTGCCTGGGGTCAAAACCGCAATATATAATGGCCATAAAACCGAAGCATATGTGCTCTTTTCCACTAGTGATGAGAAGCTATTTAACATACTTTATGTACTTGGTTCAGCCAAATAGAGATGATCTTACAATGAAACTGTCTCGTTTAATAATTTGTGATCAAGCAATACAAATTATCAACATATATATTTCTTGTTTTAAGCGTGTCTCATCGAAATAAAAGatagtctctcacaagagtagcttaAAAAAAGAAACACACCTTTAATTGACGGATGAGAAGAATGGGTTCAGCATCATGATCACGAAGAATCAACTCTCCTTTTTTGCCAAGAATCCCACAACCATCAACTTGAAAAACAACCCTTTGGCTACAATTAGTAACCACAAATCCACCACCACCCACGGCTTGCGGCCGCCGCCGTACCACCAAAACAACTTGGGATGATGAGCAATACATCTTGCTTATAATTGGCATCAAATAGTTTGGCTTTGATACTGCCATCTTGCTTCACTTACATATATTCTTATGCAACTTTCTAAAGAGATAACATAACAAGCTTCTACCTATAGaggtgtttgagctacttataaGGGAATTTGACATAGGAATTCAACAATAATAGGGTATTTTAATGAGTTCAAAAGTTGGAAATGAAAGTTGGGCAAGCCTTGACTTTTGTTATAGGCAGTTTGGTAATGACTTTTAGATCGgtttttttgttgacttttgacttattttttagttaaaaaaattaaaaatgtgtttaataaatgatatttcagttagcttaaaagccaataaaaaagtCAATATTTTCAACTAGTCATACAAGCCAATAAATAAGCCAATTGCCTATTTGGTAAATGGCTTATGTGGATTTTTTAGTTAACTTTTGGCTTTTTAATTAgctaaaaagttaaaaagtatatttaatgaataatttttcagcgaataaaaaaatcataaaaaaattatacgcTTTTAACTGATTAAATAAACCAACTAAAAAGACTAATAGTTATTTATCAAACACGAATAATTTAAGTTGATGAGCATTATCTTATAAGTTAATGTTAGTCATAGGAAGCATTGACGTTTCGTGCTTAATCATGAGATAGAGTTACGTTATTAGTTGTATTTTCTTCTTTTAGTTGTTTCAAAGAAAAATACGTGACTTTTTGAAATTTGGCAAAGGTCTAAAATTGTACAAATACTAGTTGTAAAGCCTAGGTAGGAATATTTATAACATAAAACCCAGACTACAAGTTAACTAAGTTTAATTtgatatcatataaaaaaaaaaaaaaacttgtttgaTATATATTGTGTTTAACATAGTAGTTTAATAAGAttaaaacactattttatagaaaattttatttttcggTAAAATAGcagtttaaatattatttagtgGTTTGGAATGTGAATAGTTATTTTCATACAACTTGTAGcgctttataaaaaatattatgtatattttttctttataaattatATTCCAACAATTACTATAACactataataatttatataattattaaacatataaatatataacacTATAAATTATACAACTACTTTTAACATCTAACTACCCGCACAAATACTAGAAGCAAGATACCTTACATTGAATAAGATAACTTCAATGGTCAGTAAAGTTTGACTTCATAAcatcaaaagttgaaatcttATTAGTGAAATAATGAACGTAGACATTCTCCCTTGTTCTATTCTCTTCTTTCAAAGGGTTCAAACTTTGTAGCTAGATTAGGTGGCTTGTGCGACATTCTAATCCCTTAAAATTACCatactatttattttaatatattttttttaatttgttataagttttatcaataaaaatgtcttcattattttttttaacttttatccatatattttacttcttttttaatatcattcacaaaatttaaaagaatccTTAATATTTGTGCCATATATCTATTAATATACCTATAATACAAAAGATTAAATAGCACTTCTActatcaataaattaaaaaataaaaaaaagattaaataaaataattaaaacctaAGATTATTATATACAAGTGTATATAAGTGAGGCCGCTATATATCTAACTTAATAAGGttgataaatgataattgatgatAATAAGTTGACAAGATTGCTTAGAACTCAAGTAATCCATGTCCCTTCATGCGTTTCAAACTGAGAGTGATATTTTTCatcatattatattaattttaatagcaaATTCAAACAGACCGAAGAGTAGCTTGTTAAATGTGCTCTCTTTTTGGGAACAATAATAGATCATGAGCTCATCCAAGGATGCAATGTATTATAAGTTGAAGGTGATGTTATTCTTTGTCAATTCTTTAAGGATTTTTTTGTTAAACTTGAAGCACAAGTCACAAGTACTAAACTCAAATGAATCATTAAACATGTTAACCGGCCGTAGGAAGTTAATTCTAAGTACTCTTCATCTAATCTAGGCGAAGCCATGAAATTTAGTTGAGGTAGGGTAAAATTTTAGGATTAGAAAGTCAAATTGGTTGACCCGGCATTTGATTAGCATTTTTAAGCGGTGTTTTAAACAtagaatttaaataaattataagccaaaatttcataaatacAGTCTTGTTCCTGATATTTAGTAGGCCCtaagcaaaataataaatatgatcTCTTTTTATAGAAGATCCATTTTAGTCTTTAATAATaagtatttgaaaaaaaataaaagacaaatcCCTTTATATTATAATCATCACTATAAGTGTGGATGTGTCACTTAATTGACGATAttatgataaataaaatatcatGTAATTTGTTCACACTTATGGCATATAGTCACCCTAGAACAAGTACTCGTCTCATTCTCTTATTCTTACTTTAATTATATTCATTTTGTGAATGTCGTCTTGcatatttctttatttaataaatattgtaCTTGGTAAAGTATATATCACAGGatctcaaaataatatatatttttttattatacgcaacaaaataaataaaaaaggtttATTTCAAAAGAGTTTATcagtattttatttgattcgttacAAAGCCACATTCAAATTAATTGCTAGTTTGTTGATTTACacttatagttaatttttatttcatttataaccTTATTTTTAAGCATAATCAGCAACCATTTAAATGACTACTTTTGTCAATTCACActtatagttattttttaaaaataaattgttttctttaaaATCTATTTTATTCCTCCTTTCTCAAACATGACATCTTTCTAAAAAATGTCTACAATACTCATGAATTACACTGAAATTAGACCCACTATTTATATTGGGCCTGTGCGGCAGTACTCTTACCTGCCCTGAAACCACACTGTATAAATACTATTATCTTTTTTAGGGTGGATCGATGTTGACTTTATTTTGTTAACTAACAACTCTGCTCCTTCGTTCAATGTTCCTTGATAGTCCCTCATAATATATACATCCCTCTGCTGAAAGACTTTCACAACTAAGTgcaataatattaatagaacAAGATTAATTGATATTGTAATGAGAGCTAGATTAGAGTTTACGAAATAATTATCAAACTCTAATATCACTAAGATTGAGGGTATGAAGTACCTtgataaacaaaatataatttcaatgaaaataataatgttcgaagaaaataaaataatgcaaaaagaGTACAAGTATTTATGAGGTTCACCTAATTTAGACAACGTCATCGGAGGTGTGTAGTGTTTTTGTTTATACTATAACAATGGAGTTTCAACGACTCTTACAATAAAGGATTACAGTTGAGAGTAAGAGATCAAAGACTATGTGTTTAGGCTAAAGGGTTTGTGTTTCATGTGTTTGATGATTAAAAATGAGCATATGATCTCCCTATTTATATTAGTAATTGCACTAATGAGTATACACAATTAAAGCCTTGAGTTAATAGCATCATAATTAGCTCCAAGAACATGTACAGTCGAAAAAAGCATCGACCTTCTACGAGTACCTCGTGTAGAGCCAAATTCTTGGACTTTTATGTTTCttcattaagtacattaattaTATACTTAGCTATTACTATTAAGCCTTATGTTTAAGACATACTTCAATACCTTCATAACTTCATGCATTGATTCTCATTCTTAAACACTACTTTAATACCACTTTAATACTCATcataatttacattttaatgCACTCCATTAAGACACACTAAAACACCCATAGGATTAACATCTCTATGCACACTTCAATGCATATACTTTGTTTGTGAACTCAAGTCACAATTACTTCAACAAATATGATATCATAGCTTTTAACAtctaaattatactccctccatttcaaCTTACGTAtcccatttattttattaaagtatttatcatttactcttaatttgtatttttactCTTAACTCAAACATAGATAACAAGAGGTAATCCACTTATATGCAAAAGAGGTTCACTACTAAAATCATTGGTTTTAGTAATCTCATAAGAGTTATACATCAAGTTTATAAACTAATGTATACTTTTCTCTTTTTCCGATATATGGGACAACTAACACATGAATAGCAAATCAACAATTTAACCATAGGTGGATCCAGTATATAACCTTGGGTAGCATGTGTTACccatgattttttaaaaaaaaatcaaatttgagaGGAAACTTCGGTTCTTCACGCACACTTTTTCATTTTtggataatgtaaaatttttcttttccttcacCGTCTCTCTTACACTTTGCTTTCATCCTCCTTCTCATTCAATTAATTCTCCTTTTTCTTCGccctttatttatttacttcaatatattaatactaccgataaatttaaattttaaatccaCCACTAACTTTAACACAAccaaatagatttttttttcactaGTAGCTATTCAAATGAACCAAAACCAACACTCTTCATTCACAATGGTCCTCTTCTTACTTTCATATACTACTTGTAAACATGTCAAAAGTGCCTGTCATActacacaaaaacaaacaaaaagaaaaaacgaAGAGAAATACTCTTGACTGATCTTGAGTTCACAAGTCCATGGCAATGAAGATAACCAAAAAATCTGCAAATTTTGTCAGTTTACATCAAGATATTTGCATAATAAACACCCAATACTAATtctaaggttgtaattcaaccaCCCAAATGTCTCCCAATTTACtatcttcatttattttattttaatttccaaaacaaattaacaatcTTTCCCAAAACACCATAATCCATGGCAACTAATACATCTTCTCCAACACTACTATTACTAAACCCCAATACAAATAAACTCAAATTCAAACACCCATTTGTACAAACAATCACCCCTTTCAATAATGGTGTTTTAACAAACGTTAAATCAGGCTGGACTTATTATCAACGCCAGCATATAACAACAAGAAGAGCATCTAGCATGTCTCCTTCTATAACAGCCGAAATGAcgaaaaacaacaacaacaacgacaaTGAAGAGATGCAAAGAATAAAGAGGCTTCAAAATGGTTCGGATATTCGAGGGGTGGCAATGGAGGGGGAGAAGGGGCGTAGTGTTGATCTAACACCGGGAGCTGTGGAGGCCATTGCGGAGAGTTTTGGGCAATGGGTTAAGGATAAGTTGAATGGTGATGATAATAGTCAAGTTAGGATATCTTTAGGGAGAGATCCACGGGTAACGGGTCCAGTGTTAAGTACTGCTGTTTTCTCGGGTCTTGCTCGAGCTGGTTGTCTTGTTTTTGATATGGGTCTTGCTACTACACCGGCTTGTTTTATGAGCACTATTTTGGATGGTTTTTCTTACCATGCTTCTATCATGGTAAATAGCTTTTAACACTCAGTTAAAGTGTCCTTTATTATCTACACGTGAGTCATCCCATACCAATAttgaaaaaagaagaagaaatgcAACTTTATAAACTTAAGAAGTTTATTAACTTATTCTACTATTAATTGGTTTTAGTAGTGGATCTTCTTTGAGTTTGTATATAAGTTACCTTTTCATCTCCTCTATGTTTAGGTTGTCTGAATAcggtttttaaattctaataacACCCTTTCATCAGATTTTATagtcacttatattttttttattcgagGATAGAGTTAAGAATccctattttatatatataacgtACAAATTTACTATTCCATAATTTCAATAAGTATTTGGAATTTTAATAAAGATATGcaaaaataattaactttttgaaATGTACTACAAATCAATATGatagaatttaatttaaattcttaACAAGGGCatcacatatataaaaaaattatcattctATTAAATAATATACAATAATTACAACATTACTTCTAAAATTAAGAATCATGAACAGCTGattgttttgtttatattttgaaCCCTTTTAAACTGTTTAAAAACTCTTTCActtcttaattaataaatatttaaattagattttgtcTCAAATGATTCTCAtatacatttttttcttttcaatctgccttataataatttattatatatttgtagATGACAGCTTCGCATCTACCATACACAAGAAATGGTCTcaaatttttcacaaaaagtGGGGGGCTAACTTCTTTGGAGGTGGAAGAGCTATGTGACCGAGCAGCACGAAAGTATGCAAATAGGCAAGCAAAGGTTTCATTATTAACCAATCCTCCCAAAAAAGTTGATCTAATGAGTGCTTATGCCAAGCATCTTCGAGATATCATCAAGGAGAGAATTAATCACCCCACAAGTTACGAGACCCCACTCCAAGGCTTTCAGGTAACTCTTTTTCTATCAATTTAGTCCCTTAGTCCTATTGAATTTACAACTTTAAAGTCATCTTGTAAGAGCAAAGTCGCAAACTGAATAGGACCGAATGAATGTATGCCTTTTACTTTCGTTGGAGTTGAAAATTAAACCTCGTTTTTCTTGTGTTTAATTCGGCGTTTTTGTTCTCACACCTAGtcttaaaatgttattttttaaatttatataagttTAATGTACTACTCTTACTGCCATATAGTTTTGAAAAGCAACCTTATTAGAGTGTAGTCAGCTCTCATCTTATGTGGGCATGTTTGTACTCACAAATTTACTAATCGTTAATTACTTTATATTGTTTTGTGTAGGAGTGTGCTTGAGTGATCAAGTGAATATCCTGTTTTATTTGGTTCGCATGTTTGCATGAGTTAAGATAACAAAAGTTTTACGTCCTCTATTCTACTATGATAACGATAAGAAATTAAAACAAGGGGAACAACACACAAATATAACccatatataaaatatagaaaTAGTAGAATGTGCCAATTTTgattcctatccttttgagttGTAGGCTATAAGGATTAACAATTCCAAATATGTTAAATGGAGTGGCAACCGGTCTACTGAGAGATCGTCTTTCAGGCCCAATTTATTAAATCCTAATGTTCACTTACTTTATTCTTTatgcctatttacattatccttagtgcctacttacaatatacttaaaaaactacttaaaatgcctacttacaatattattTATAAGGTTTTACAAAGATATAaacatttgaattattatttataatctatattatttagtgcatgattttataattatgttttacatatattagtaatatatatctcaatctaatagtaatacttttacagtttttaaaataaattaatttataattttaatatgatttaacagtcatataataacttaattacatatataaaattattaattgtttGTTCAAATAATTCATAAACCGTGCTTGATACGAAATTCTATCTAGTTATCTTCTAATATCATCTattcaaataataaagaaaaagaacattgagaagaaaaaaatctataacatttattattaattttactatTAAAGATATACTAAAACTTCCGTACCATTACTCTTTTTAATACCATATGCAAATTAAATAAGCCTAGTCATAAGTTATAAGCATAGAAATATAGACCGCATCACATTACCCTAAAAACTTACATTACCGTATCGTGACTGTATTGTAAAACTTTTTGTAAGTGTTCACCAGGATCGAAATATAGACTGTTTTGACTGTAAAATTATACGTATTAGTCATGTCAGTGCAAGTGCTGTCAAATTATCTATGTGTGATAGTGGTACTCAATGACTCAGAAAAAGGCACATCATGTTAATAGAAACATTAAGGGTGCAATAAAAGACAATTAAATATGTAATTAATCGCTACTTTATTAGTGAGTTAATGTGTGACTTAATAGGGATCAGGGGATTATGTCTTTGTTTTATTGCTCCATTATTGTAGAGTTAAGTGTGTGACTTAATGGGGCATTATTTCTGTGTTTAATATTAGTGAGTTATTGTAGAGTTAATGTGTGATAGTAAGATGTTGTATACCCTCTATATAAAAGACTTATGCATAAATAGAATCAACACCCTAACACTTGTAGAGAGGTCTGCTAATTCATTGTAAAGGGCTAGAGTAAACACTAAAAGAGCTTTTCTTCCATGCATTAATATGGAGAGAGATCTCTATCATGAGATGTATAGCTTGTGAGCATGTTCTCAAGTATGATAGTTTATTCATTCATGTATTGTTGAATTGGTTAACGAAAGTAAACATTTGTTGAGGcagaggtatccaagatacctgaCCTTATAAACTTATGGTGTTTGTTGTTTGTCATCTTTATTGttcatattttgtttttcaatcaTCTTTTACATTGTTTCTTACCATTGTTGGGTCCAAACATCCCCTCTTTCAAATAACTATATTCACGTTGGAAATACTTTATATGTGAGACAAAATTCcaatcgataaaatagtgggttatgggcttgcatatatattgggtgagttaatcctcctaataccatatgatttttgggaaacaataaacctcaccaagtgtatatGAAGTCAACAATCTTGACCTGTGGGTTTGTGAGCTCGAGCCCACGGGTGTCCCGTGTCCACATGAGTTTACGTGACGAATTATCACGGCCTAACAATTCGTTTCTCAACAGTTACTGAAATCGTATTTTTGCACTAGTTATAAGTTAACACAAGTTATTTAACTTGCAGATCATTGTAAATGCTGGAAATGGTTCAGGAGGATTCTTCACATACGACGTATTAGACAAACTTGGAGCAGACACATTTGGGTCACTACACCTTAACCCAGATGGTATGTTCCCAAATCACATCCCAAACCCAGAAGACAAAACAGCCATGTCCTTAACAAGATCAGCAGTCTTACAAAACTCAGCTGATTTGGGAATTGTTTTCGATACTGATGTTGATAGAAGTGGAGTTGTAGATAAAAAAGGAAACCCCATTAATGGTGATAAGTTAATAGCTTTAATGTCAGCCATTATTCTTAGAGAACATCCTGGAACCACCATTGTTACTGATGCTCGGACTAGTATTGGGGTATCTAAGTTTATAAGTGATAGAGGAGGAAAGCATTGTTTGTATAGAGTGGGTTATAGGAATGTTATTGATAAGGGTGTTCAACTTAATAAAGATGGTGTTGATACACATCTTATGATGGAGACTTCTGGCCATGGTGCTCTCAAGGAGAACTATTTTCTTGATGATGGTAAGTTCATATGTCCTTTTTCGGGACGATCATGGGTTGAAGGCCCTGTTGGAGTCACTTCAGATCCGCCTCAAGTGTTTGgatttaattttttgagatCTTGCAGATTAGGGTGTTACACCGTgtcgaaaaaaataaatagaattggACCTGGGTTAGAGTGTTCCAAATCAAACCCGATTGAAACCTTTTCTCAACCCTTTTAGATCCAGACCTGCTAGACCCATTTCAGACCCTTTAGATCTGCTCTAGACCTAAACCATCATATAACCCGAAATCaatctatttttatatttattttggacTTAATTTAGACTTATATAGATCTCATAAATTCATTTTAGTACTAATTAAAGtcattaaaatgttaaaaaatttacatatgaataattaaattaggATCCATTTAAGAACCTAGATCTAGTTGACACGACGAATTTGAATTCTgatccaaaattttcaaatcctTAGggtaagggtccaaaattttcaatttaatatttaatgtaAGTTTAAACCCAGACCAACAATATCACAGGCACATCACCATCTAAGCGAACTATAAAGAATTTGTTATACAAGAGGCCCTGTTTTTTGGAGGCCCTGAGTGTTTGGGCACTTCGAATTGACCTAAATCCATCCTGACAACCTCTTTTCCGAATTAAGAAATAAGGATGTCCAAATGGAACAGAGATTTATAACTTAAGAACTTCAATTTTGAAGGTGCATATATGGTTGTAAAAATCATAATCGAGATGGTTCGGATGAGGCTATCAGGATCAAGTGAAGAAATTGGAACCCTTATTGAGGAATTGGAGGATCCAGAAGATTCTATAGAGTTGAGAATGAATGTTCTCGCCGAACCAAGATTTGCGAAGGCTAAAGCTGTCCAAGTCATTGAAACTTTCCGAACATATATAGAGGTACCATTATTCTTTTGTCACCCTACAATAATACAATTACTCTTTTCATATGCTTTCCCTTCATTTAATTTTCTATTGGTGCATAATTTTTAGATGAATTGTTTGATTAG
This genomic stretch from Amaranthus tricolor cultivar Red isolate AtriRed21 chromosome 9, ASM2621246v1, whole genome shotgun sequence harbors:
- the LOC130824004 gene encoding protein LURP-one-related 6 — translated: MAVSKPNYLMPIISKMYCSSSQVVLVVRRRPQAVGGGGFVVTNCSQRVVFQVDGCGILGKKGELILRDHDAEPILLIRQLKGGFVQALSICKKWKGYYDYEGYERSIFSIKEPNQNSCFPTSNAVRVSIEPKVVGRNKDWNFEVKGYFPDKNCSIVDSFGNVVAQIGIKEEIKRAMSNKDLYHVMIQPGIDQAFVFGVIAVLDYIYHESTWC
- the LOC130824144 gene encoding uncharacterized protein LOC130824144; protein product: MATNTSSPTLLLLNPNTNKLKFKHPFVQTITPFNNGVLTNVKSGWTYYQRQHITTRRASSMSPSITAEMTKNNNNNDNEEMQRIKRLQNGSDIRGVAMEGEKGRSVDLTPGAVEAIAESFGQWVKDKLNGDDNSQVRISLGRDPRVTGPVLSTAVFSGLARAGCLVFDMGLATTPACFMSTILDGFSYHASIMMTASHLPYTRNGLKFFTKSGGLTSLEVEELCDRAARKYANRQAKVSLLTNPPKKVDLMSAYAKHLRDIIKERINHPTSYETPLQGFQIIVNAGNGSGGFFTYDVLDKLGADTFGSLHLNPDGMFPNHIPNPEDKTAMSLTRSAVLQNSADLGIVFDTDVDRSGVVDKKGNPINGDKLIALMSAIILREHPGTTIVTDARTSIGVSKFISDRGGKHCLYRVGYRNVIDKGVQLNKDGVDTHLMMETSGHGALKENYFLDDGAYMVVKIIIEMVRMRLSGSSEEIGTLIEELEDPEDSIELRMNVLAEPRFAKAKAVQVIETFRTYIEEEKLEGWMLDSCGDCWVGEGCLVDLNETPTAIDAHMYRVKVLDKEGNEYGWVHLRQSIHNPNIAINMQSSIAGGCLSMTKLFKDKFVIASGLHKFLDLSDIEQYVKH